The genomic region CGATGGCGATAATCGGCACCGCGTCAGTCAGACCGAGCATGAGGAACATGCGGGCCTGCAGCATCGGCACCAATTCGGGCTGGCGCGCCGCGCCTTCCAGGAACTTGCTGCCGAGGATACCGATACCCACACCAGCACCCAACGCACCCAGACCGACCATGACACCGGCAGCCAGGGCCGAAAAGGCAACTATAGATTCCATAGTTATTCTCCTCTGATGAATTTCGTTGAAAAAGAAACTTGAAAATTAATGCGCGTCGTCGTGACTTTCGTGAGCCTGGCCGAGATACACGATGGTCAACATCATGAAGATGTAGGCCTGCAGCGTAATGACCAGGATGTGGAAAATCGCCCACGGCACCGACACCACCCACTGCAACCAGAATGGAATGAGCGCGGTGATCAACACGAACACCAGCTCACCGGCGAACATGTTGCCGAACAGTCGCAGTGACAGCGACAGGGGCTTGGCGATGAAGGACACGAGTTCGAGCGGCAGGTTGGCGAACACCATGTACTTGCCGAAGGGATGAAAGAGGAATTCTCCGGCGAAACCGCCGATGCCCTTGACCTTGATGCCGTAGTAGATCATCAGCAGGAAGACCGAGAGCGACATGCCGAAAGTGGCGTTGACGTCGGTGGTCGGCACCATCTTCATATGGCCGAGGCCCGCCGCCGAAGCCAGCATCGGCACCACGTCCACCGGCACGAGATCCATGAGGTTCATCATGAAAATCCAGGCGAAGATGGTCAGCGCCAGCGGCGCGATGAGGGCATTGCGGCCGTGGAAGGCGTCCTTGACGCTGCCGGCCACCATTTCCACCACCATCTCGATCAAAAGCTGCAGGCGCGATGGCTTGTCGACCGACACGTTGGCCGCGACCTTGCGGAAGTAGTAGCAGAAAATCACGCCGCACAGGATGGCCCAGCCCATGGTGTCGACGTTGATGGCCATGAAGCCCATGGCCTTGGCATCGGCGGCGTGTTCGGCGAAACCCAGCGAGCCGTCGGGCAGGCGCCCGTAGGTCAGGTTCTGGATGTGATGGCCGATATATTCAGCGGGTGAAGCCGATGACATTGACTGAAATCCGATGTTATCCGTTCGTTCTTACAAAGATGAACCCGCGCCCGTCGTCGGCGACCGCGGTGCTTCACCGACATCGATGAACAGCAGCGCCAGCCAGTTGATTGCCACCATCGCGAGATAGCCCGCGACGACAATCAGGAACACGACATCCAGGAGCCGGATCGCAATCACGAACAAAGCGATCGTGAACGCGATCTTGAGCAGTTCCCCCGTATAAATTCCGCGCAACGACTCGCTCGGCGTTGCGCCCGGTCCCCGCCGCAGCAGGCGTCTGGCCAGGTAGAAATTGGGCACGATCGCAATGACGGCGCCGACCAGGGCCGAACAGGCCGCGGTCTTTCCAAGCCACACACCGAGAATCAATGACAGGGCCACGGCGGCCAGCGATTGCGCGGCCAAGAGCCTCATCATGGCGTGCTGCGCGCGCTCGCGCAGTGGTCCACGAGCGACGCCTTTAGGGCGCTGACTGGTGAGCACGCTATCTTCTGCTGGCGTTAAGTCGGCGAGTTTAGCCGCTCATGTCGCAGCGCGGCAAGCCTCGGCGGCGAAAAGTTTGCAAACAAGCCTGCCGGCAAGCGCGGCGCCGTCGTCATTTGATGTGGGCGAGGATGCCATCGAGCTCGTCCAACGAGCCGTAGCTGATGACCAGGGTGCCCTTGCCGCCCGCCGCGTGCTTGATGGCGACCACGGCGCCGAGACGCTCCGCCAGCGATTGCTCGAGCTGACGCACGTTGGGGTCGACTTCCTTCTTCGACGCGGCCGGCTTGTCGGCCTGCTCGCCCTTCAGCCGCCGCACCAGCGCTTCGGCTTCGCGCACCGACAGGCCGGCGGTGGCTATCTTGCGGCCGGCCTCGACCTGCACCGCGCCCGCTAGGCCCAGCAAGGCGCGGGCATGACCCATCTCGAGGTCACCGCGCTCGAGCATTTCGCGGCACGGCGCTTCCAGTTCCAGCAGGCGCAGCAGGTTGCTGACCGCGGCCCGTGAGCGGCCGACGGCGTCGGCGACTTCCTGGTGGGTCATGCTGAATTCGCGGATCAGGCGCTCGAGGGCCAGCGCCTCCTCGATCGGATTCAACTGCTCGCGCTGGATGTTCTCGATCAGCGCGATGCTCATGGCCTGGGCGTCGGGCACGCGCTTGACGATGGCCGGAATGGCGCTCAAGCCGGCCAATTGCGTGGCGCGCCAGCGCCGCTCGCCGGCGATGAGTTCGTAGCGGCCGCCGTCGCCGATGGGCCGGATCACGACCGGCTGCACCACGCCCTGGGCTTTGATCGAATCGGCCAGTTCCTGCAGGGTGTCGGTCTTCATGTCCAGGCGCGGCTGGTACTGGCCGCGCTGGATGAGGTCGACCGGCACCATCTTCAGCTGGTCGCCGTTGGCTTCCTCTATCGCGACCTGCTCGGCGCCGAGGCCCAGCAAGGCGTCGAGTCCGCGTCCGAGTCCGCGCTTCTTGATGGTCATGGCCGCTCGTTTCCCCCGTAGTGCGCGGACGTCAGGCCGCGCTCGCCTCTTCGCGGCGCAGCATCTCGCCGGCCAACGCCAGGTAGGCCGTCGCGCCGCTCGAGGACTTGTCGTAAATCAACGCCGGCAGGCCGTGGCTGGGTGCCTCGGCCAGGCGTACGTTGCGTGGAATGATGGTGCGATAGACCTGCTCGCCGAAATGCTCGAGCAGCTGCCGCGACACCTCGTTGGCGAGGTTGTTGCGCGGGTCGAACATGGTGCGCAACAGGCCTTCGATCTTGAGGCCGGGATTCAGGAAACGGCGGATTTTCTCGATGGTTTCGAGCAACGCCGAGAGTCCTTCCAGGGCGAAGTATTCGCACTGGGTGGGGATCACCACGGCGTCCGCCGCGACCAGCGCGTTGACCGTCAGCATGTTCAGCGACGGCGGGCAGTCGATGATGACGTAGTCATAGCGGGCGCGCAGGTGTTCGAGCGCGTGGCGCAGGCGCATTTCGCGTCCCAGCTCCTCGAGCAGGCCAACCTCGGCGCCGGTCAGGTCGGCATTGCCCGGCAGCAGGTGATAGCCCGCCGCGGCATTGGTCACCAGCGCGTCCTCGATGCTGCTGTCGCCCATCAGCACGTCGTAGCTGGAGCGGAACAGCTGGCGCTTGTCGATGCCGCTGCCCATGGTGGCATTGCCCTGCGGGTCGAGATCGATGAGCAGGGTCGGGCGCTTGAACGCGGCCAGCGAGGCGGCCAGGTTGACGCTGGTGGTGGTCTTGCCGACACCGCCTTTCTGGTTGGCAATGGCGAGAACGCGTGACATCGCTACGGCATACCGTTGGCAGTGGATGGAAGATGCATGGTGCGGTCTGGGCGAGACCGGCCTGGATTATGGCACAAAGGCACCGGCCTCCGAAGCCGCCGCGTCGGCCTTGACGATCACGAGGTGACGCTCGGCATAGCCCGGGACCTCGAGGCTGACGGTGGTCAGCGCCGCCGCCGGCAGCGCGCAGGCATCGAGCTCATTGGCCACCAGCGGCCCCTTCATCGCCAGCAGGCGCGAGCCCGGGCGCCGCAGGGCGCCCGTGGCGGTCAGCAGCGCCGGCAGCGACGCCACGGCGCGTGCGATGAGGGTGTCGTAGTCGTGGGCCGGGCGATGATCCTCGACCCGCGCGCACACCACCTCGACGTTCGCGAGTGCCAGTTCGATACGCACCTGGGTCAGGAAACGGGCGCGCTTGGCGCGCGGCTCGAGCAGCGTCACGGCGAGATCCGGGCGCGCGATGGCCAGCACCACGCCGGGCAGGCCATTGCCGCTGCCGATATCCAGCACGCGACCGCTGCCCGCATACGGCACCACCGCCAGGCTGTCGACGAGCTGTTCGCGCGCGAAGGCCAGCGCGGTGGCGGCGCCGGTCAGGTTGGCAACCTGCCCCCAACGCATGACCATGGCGATGTACCGTTCGAATTGCTCGAGCTGTGACGGCGCGAGAGCGAGGCCATAGCGCGCCGCTGCCTCGGCCAACACCTCGCGCACCGACGTGGCCGACGTCACGCGCTCACGCCGAGCGCGACTGGCGCGCTCCGCTCTTCTTCAAATGCACCAGCAGCAAGGAGATGGCGGCCGGCGTGACGCCGGCGATGCGCGCCGCCTGGCCGACGGTATGCGGCCGGTGGCTGGCGAGCTTCTGGCGCACCTCGCTGGACAGGCCACGCACCAGCGCGTAATCGAGCGCGGCGGGGATGGTGGCGTCTTCCTGTTCGCGGTGACGCACCACTTCCGCCTGCTGCCTGTCGATGTAACCGCGGTAACGAGCGCTGATCTCGAGCTGGTCGATGACTTCCGCATCGTCCACGCCCGGGCCGACGCCGGGCAGCTGCATGAGGCGCGCGTAGTCGAGCTCCGGCCGCCGCAGCAGATCCGACAGGCGCTGGTCCTTGCGCAAAGGCTGTCCGAGCACCTCGGTGGCGACGTCGGCCGCCAGGCGCTCGGGCGACAGCCACACGCTGTCCAGACGCGCCTGTTCGCATTCCAGGGCCTGGTGCTTGGCTTCGAAGCGCGCCCAACGCGCGTCATCGACCAACCCGAGCTCACGTGCAATCGGCGTCAGGCGCAGATCCGCGTTGTCCTCACGCAGCATCAGGCGGTATTCGGCGCGGCTGGTGAACATGCGGTAGGGCTCGGCGGTGCCGCGCGTGACGAGGTCGTCGACCATCACGCCGATATAAGCCTCGTCGCGACGCGGATACCAGGGTTCTTGCCCGCGCGCGCGGCGCGCGGCATTGATGCCGGCCAACAGGCCCTGCGCGGCGGCCTCCTCGTAGCCGGTGGTGCCGTTGATCTGACCGGCGAAGAACAGGCCGGCAATCTCCTTTGTTTCGAGCCACGGCGTGATGTCTCGCGGATCGAAATAGTCGTACTCGATGGCATAGCCCGGGCGCGTGATCACGGCCCGTTCGAAGCCCTTGATGGAGCGAATGAAGTCGAGTTGGATGTCGAACGGCAAACTGGTCGAGAGCCCGTTCGGATAGATCTCGTTGCTGGTCAGGCCTTCCGGTTCGACGAAGATCTGGTGGCTGTCCTTGTCGGCGAAGCGCACCACCTTGTCTTCTATGGACGGGCAATAGCGCGGTCCGACGCCTTCGATGGCGCCGTTGAACAGGGGCGAGCGCGACAGGCCGTTGCGTATCAACTCATGGGTGCGCGCACTGGTGTAGGTGATGTGGCACGGCACCTGGCGCGGATGTTCCGCGACGCGGCCCATGAAGGAAAACACCGGGCAGGGGTCGTCGCCGGGCTGGGTGTCGAGCACGCTGAAATCGATGCTGCGGCCATCGATGCGCGGCGGCGTCCCGGTTTTGAGCCGCCCGACCCGGAGCGGCAGTTCACGCAGACGCGCGGCCAGGCGCATGGCGGGCGGGTCACCGGCGCGGCCGGCGTTATAGTTGGCGTCGCCGATGTGCACGAGGCCGGCCAGAAAGGTGCCGACTGTAAGCACCACCACCGGCGCGCGAAACGCGAGTCCCATCTGCGTCACCACGCCGGCCACGCGTTCGCCCTCGACCAGCACATCGTCGACCGCCTGCTGGAACAGCGTGAGATTGGGCTGGTTCTCCAGCGCCTGGCGTGCGCTGACCTTGTACAGGGCGCGGTCGATCTGCGCGCGCGTGGCACGCACGGCCGGACCCTTGCTGGCATTGAGAATGCGGAAATGGATGCCGCAGGCATCGGCGCCGTGGGCCATGAAGCCGCCCATCGCGTCGATCTCTTTCACCAGGTGGCCCTTGCCGATGCCGCCGATGGCCGGATTGCAGGACATCTGTCCCAGGCTTTCGATGCTCTGGGTGAGCAGCAGGGTGCGCGCGCCCATGCGCGCGGCGGCCAGCGCCGCCTCGGTGCCGGCGTGCCCACCGCCCACCACGATGACGTCATAGGACTCGGGATAGTGCATGGCGCGCGGGCTCGCGAAGAAAAACGGGCGGTGAGGATACTGCCGCGTGGCAGGCATTTGAAGCGCGGAGCGTGGTGCGGCGCGCGGCCCGCTGTCACGCGCTTCATCATCGCCACCATGAAACTTCGCGGCGCAGGTCGGGTCTGGCCCTTTTGTTGACGCATTTAACGGGCGTGTGGAACACTCTCGCGCCCACCGACGGGGGTGCTGAACACCGCGACGAGGGCACGGGTTCAACCTTGAGACGCAGTCGAACGCACCCCGACACAGTCCGGACGACGACAGTTGCCGTGCATGGCCGAGCGGGCGCGTAGCGCCGTTCGCCGAGTATCCGGCTGCCCGTTCAAACAAGCGGCATACAAGAGGCCCACGGCATGGAAACCTTGATTGAAGTCAAAGGTTTGAGCAAGAACTTCGGCGCGCTGCAAGCGGTCAGTGACATCTCGCTCACGGTCACGCGCGGTGAAGTGCTGGGGTTTCTCGGCCCCAACGGCGCCGGCAAATCCACCACCATGAAAATGATCACCGGCTTCCTCGCGCCGAGCGCGGGCAGCGTGTCGGTGGCCGGCTTCGATATCGAACAGGCGCCGCTGGATGCCAAGGCACGGCTCGGCTACGTGCCCGAAGGCGCGCCCGCCTATGGCGAGATGACGCCGGCCACCTTCCTCGACTTCATTGCCGACATCCGCAACATTCCCCACGCGCGCCGTCGCGAACGCATCACCGAAGTGATCGGCAAGATTCACCTCGAGAAGGTCATGCATCAGCGCATCGAAACCTTGTCCAAGGGTTTCAAGCGCCGCGTCGGCCTCGCCCAAGCCATCCTGCACGACCCCGAAATACTGGTGATGGACGAGCCGACCGACGGTCTCGATCCGAATCAGAAGCACGAGGTGCGTGAACTCATCAAGGAAATGGCGCCGCACAAGGCCATCGTCATTTCCACCCACATCCTCGAGGAAGTGGACGCGGTGTGCACGCGCGCCATCATCATCAACCAGGGCCGCCTGATCTTCAGCGGCACGCCGCTCGAACTCGCGCAGCGCTCGCGTTATCACAATGCGCTGACCGTGATCGTGCCGGCGGCGGCGCGCGCCGAGGCCCGCGCCGTGATTGCAGGTCTCGCCGCCGGCCACACCATCGAAGAACAACTGGTGGGCAGCGATGCGCGCCTCACTGTCAGCGGCGGCCCGGCGCTGCCGCTGGCCGAGCTGCAACGGCGTCTCGGCGAGAAGGAATGCAACGTCAATGGATTCTTCGTCGAACACGGCCATCTCGACGAAGTGTTTCGCACACTGACTACCGCGGCCAGCGCCAGCGGCGAGGTGCATCGCACATGAACGGTCTGTCCACCATTTTGAAACGCGAACTGCGTGCCTACTTCGCGACGCCGGTCGCCTACGTGTTCATCGTCATCTTCCTGGTGCTGGCCGGGGTCGCGACGTTCTACATGGGCGGTTTCTACGAACGCGGCCAGGCCGACCTGGAGCCTTTCTTCCAGTTCCATCCGTGGCTGTACATGTTCCTCATTCCCGCCATTTCGATGCGCCTGTGGTCCGAAGAGCGCAAGGCCGGCACGCTGGAATTGTTGCTGACCCTGCCGGTGCCGCTCGGCGCGGCGGTGGTGGGTAAATTCCTCGCCGCCTGGATCTTCACCGCGGTGGCGCTGGCCGGCACGCTGCCGCTGTGGCTGACGGTCAACTACCTCGGCGATCCGGACAACACCGTGATCTTCGCCGGCTACCTCGGCAGCCTGTTGATGGCCGGCGGCTTTCTTGCCATCGGCGCCTGCATTTCGGCGCTGACCAAGAACCAGGTCATCGCCTTCGTGGTGAGCTTCGTGATCTGCTTTGCCTTCAATCTCAGCGGTTTTCCGATGGTCATCGACATGTTCAGCGCGTGGGCGCCGCAGGCCATCGTCGACGTGATCAGTTCCTTCAGCTTCCTGACCCATTTCAATTCCATCGTCAAAGGCGTGATCGACGTGCGCGACGTGGTGTTCTTCGCCACGCTGATCGCGTTCTGGCTGTATGCCAACGTGCTCGCCATCGAAATCAACAAGAGCAATTGACGCGCCCCTGCGCGCTTCACACGCCAAGGTAATGCCATGAACAGAAAGCTGGTCACTGGAACGGGGCTCGTCGTCGCGCTGGCGCTGTTCCTGACGGTCAACATCATCGCCAACCAGGGCCTCACCTCCCTGCGTCTCGACCTGACGGAGAACAAGCTCTACACCCTGTCGTCGGGCAGCAAGAACATCCTGAAGCAGCTCGAGGAACCGATCACCGTCCGCCTGTACTACTCGGCCAAGGAATTCGCCAACATCCCGCAGCTCCTGAATTACGGCAAGCGCGTGCGCGACATGCTGGAGGAATACGCGGCGGCGGGCGACGGCAAGGTCAAGCTCATGGTCATCGACCCCGAGCCGTTCTCGGAGGCCGAGGACGAAGCGGTGTCCTACGGCGTGCGCCCGGTGCCGCTGTCGGCGAGCGGCGAACAGGGCTATCTCGGCGTGGTCGCCACCAACGCCACCGACGACGTGCAAGCCCTGCCCCTGCTGAGTCCGGATCGTGAGGATGCGCTCGAATACGAGTTGACCAAGATGGTCTACGCCCTCGCCCATCCCAAGAAACGCGTGATCGGTGTGATCTCGACCTTGCCGGTGCTGGCGCCGCCACCCGATCCCATGACCGGCCGCCAGCGCGCCCAGGACTGGACCAGCTTCCTGCTGTTGAAAGAGCTGTACGACATCAAGGAAATGACGCCCGACACCACCACCATCGACAAGAGCGTCGACACCCTGGTGGTGGTGCATCCCAAGAGCCTGCCGGCGGCAACGCTGTACGCCATCGACCAGTTCGTGCTGAAGGGCGGCAAGGCCATGATCTTCGTCGACCCGCTGGCCGAACAGGACCAGGCCCAGCCCGATCCGGAGCGCCCCGGCGTGCCGCCCAAGCTCGATTCCGATCTCGAGCCGCTGTTCGCGAAATGGGGCATCAAGTTGACGCCCGAAAAAGTGGTGGGCGATCCGACCGTGGCGGTGCGCGTGACCTTCCGCACCCAACGCGGCCCGCAGGAAGTGGAATACCTGCCATGGCTGCAACTGCAGGGCGCCGCGCTCAATCACGAGGACTTCATCACCAACGAACTCAACTCGGTCAACATCGGTACCGCCGGCTCGCTGGAAGCCCTGCCCGACAGCAAGATGAAAGTCGTGCCGTTGCTGCAGACCGACACCAGCGGCGGTTTGATCGATCGCGACTCGATCATTTTCGTGCGCAATCCGGCCGGCCTGCTCGACAACTTCAAGTCCGACGGCAAACACCACGTGATCGCCATGCGCGTCTCGGGCAATGCCGCGACGGCC from Pseudomonadota bacterium harbors:
- the rsmG gene encoding 16S rRNA (guanine(527)-N(7))-methyltransferase RsmG, with protein sequence MTSATSVREVLAEAAARYGLALAPSQLEQFERYIAMVMRWGQVANLTGAATALAFAREQLVDSLAVVPYAGSGRVLDIGSGNGLPGVVLAIARPDLAVTLLEPRAKRARFLTQVRIELALANVEVVCARVEDHRPAHDYDTLIARAVASLPALLTATGALRRPGSRLLAMKGPLVANELDACALPAAALTTVSLEVPGYAERHLVIVKADAAASEAGAFVP
- a CDS encoding ABC transporter ATP-binding protein translates to MIEVKGLSKNFGALQAVSDISLTVTRGEVLGFLGPNGAGKSTTMKMITGFLAPSAGSVSVAGFDIEQAPLDAKARLGYVPEGAPAYGEMTPATFLDFIADIRNIPHARRRERITEVIGKIHLEKVMHQRIETLSKGFKRRVGLAQAILHDPEILVMDEPTDGLDPNQKHEVRELIKEMAPHKAIVISTHILEEVDAVCTRAIIINQGRLIFSGTPLELAQRSRYHNALTVIVPAAARAEARAVIAGLAAGHTIEEQLVGSDARLTVSGGPALPLAELQRRLGEKECNVNGFFVEHGHLDEVFRTLTTAASASGEVHRT
- the atpE gene encoding F0F1 ATP synthase subunit C; translated protein: MESIVAFSALAAGVMVGLGALGAGVGIGILGSKFLEGAARQPELVPMLQARMFLMLGLTDAVPIIAIAFAALLMFANPFLGQIAH
- a CDS encoding ATP synthase subunit I is translated as MLTSQRPKGVARGPLRERAQHAMMRLLAAQSLAAVALSLILGVWLGKTAACSALVGAVIAIVPNFYLARRLLRRGPGATPSESLRGIYTGELLKIAFTIALFVIAIRLLDVVFLIVVAGYLAMVAINWLALLFIDVGEAPRSPTTGAGSSL
- the atpB gene encoding F0F1 ATP synthase subunit A encodes the protein MSSASPAEYIGHHIQNLTYGRLPDGSLGFAEHAADAKAMGFMAINVDTMGWAILCGVIFCYYFRKVAANVSVDKPSRLQLLIEMVVEMVAGSVKDAFHGRNALIAPLALTIFAWIFMMNLMDLVPVDVVPMLASAAGLGHMKMVPTTDVNATFGMSLSVFLLMIYYGIKVKGIGGFAGEFLFHPFGKYMVFANLPLELVSFIAKPLSLSLRLFGNMFAGELVFVLITALIPFWLQWVVSVPWAIFHILVITLQAYIFMMLTIVYLGQAHESHDDAH
- the mnmG gene encoding tRNA uridine-5-carboxymethylaminomethyl(34) synthesis enzyme MnmG, which translates into the protein MHYPESYDVIVVGGGHAGTEAALAAARMGARTLLLTQSIESLGQMSCNPAIGGIGKGHLVKEIDAMGGFMAHGADACGIHFRILNASKGPAVRATRAQIDRALYKVSARQALENQPNLTLFQQAVDDVLVEGERVAGVVTQMGLAFRAPVVVLTVGTFLAGLVHIGDANYNAGRAGDPPAMRLAARLRELPLRVGRLKTGTPPRIDGRSIDFSVLDTQPGDDPCPVFSFMGRVAEHPRQVPCHITYTSARTHELIRNGLSRSPLFNGAIEGVGPRYCPSIEDKVVRFADKDSHQIFVEPEGLTSNEIYPNGLSTSLPFDIQLDFIRSIKGFERAVITRPGYAIEYDYFDPRDITPWLETKEIAGLFFAGQINGTTGYEEAAAQGLLAGINAARRARGQEPWYPRRDEAYIGVMVDDLVTRGTAEPYRMFTSRAEYRLMLREDNADLRLTPIARELGLVDDARWARFEAKHQALECEQARLDSVWLSPERLAADVATEVLGQPLRKDQRLSDLLRRPELDYARLMQLPGVGPGVDDAEVIDQLEISARYRGYIDRQQAEVVRHREQEDATIPAALDYALVRGLSSEVRQKLASHRPHTVGQAARIAGVTPAAISLLLVHLKKSGARQSRSA
- a CDS encoding ParA family protein, which encodes MSRVLAIANQKGGVGKTTTSVNLAASLAAFKRPTLLIDLDPQGNATMGSGIDKRQLFRSSYDVLMGDSSIEDALVTNAAAGYHLLPGNADLTGAEVGLLEELGREMRLRHALEHLRARYDYVIIDCPPSLNMLTVNALVAADAVVIPTQCEYFALEGLSALLETIEKIRRFLNPGLKIEGLLRTMFDPRNNLANEVSRQLLEHFGEQVYRTIIPRNVRLAEAPSHGLPALIYDKSSSGATAYLALAGEMLRREEASAA
- a CDS encoding Gldg family protein, coding for MNRKLVTGTGLVVALALFLTVNIIANQGLTSLRLDLTENKLYTLSSGSKNILKQLEEPITVRLYYSAKEFANIPQLLNYGKRVRDMLEEYAAAGDGKVKLMVIDPEPFSEAEDEAVSYGVRPVPLSASGEQGYLGVVATNATDDVQALPLLSPDREDALEYELTKMVYALAHPKKRVIGVISTLPVLAPPPDPMTGRQRAQDWTSFLLLKELYDIKEMTPDTTTIDKSVDTLVVVHPKSLPAATLYAIDQFVLKGGKAMIFVDPLAEQDQAQPDPERPGVPPKLDSDLEPLFAKWGIKLTPEKVVGDPTVAVRVTFRTQRGPQEVEYLPWLQLQGAALNHEDFITNELNSVNIGTAGSLEALPDSKMKVVPLLQTDTSGGLIDRDSIIFVRNPAGLLDNFKSDGKHHVIAMRVSGNAATAYPDGRPTSEEQKNAGPDAEFVATSKAPINVIVVADTDLLADRFWVRFNTFGDMRQPEPFGNNGDFLINAIDTLGGNDDLISLRSRGQYTRPFKVVQDIQREAEAQFRDRQKALQDKLSETEQKLASLQGEHSGKELILTPEQKTELETFRQEQLKTRKELRAVQHELDANIEGLGTRLKFLNTALVPLVIALLAIAVSLVTGRARRGA
- a CDS encoding ParB/RepB/Spo0J family partition protein, producing MTIKKRGLGRGLDALLGLGAEQVAIEEANGDQLKMVPVDLIQRGQYQPRLDMKTDTLQELADSIKAQGVVQPVVIRPIGDGGRYELIAGERRWRATQLAGLSAIPAIVKRVPDAQAMSIALIENIQREQLNPIEEALALERLIREFSMTHQEVADAVGRSRAAVSNLLRLLELEAPCREMLERGDLEMGHARALLGLAGAVQVEAGRKIATAGLSVREAEALVRRLKGEQADKPAASKKEVDPNVRQLEQSLAERLGAVVAIKHAAGGKGTLVISYGSLDELDGILAHIK
- a CDS encoding ABC transporter permease subunit, with the translated sequence MNGLSTILKRELRAYFATPVAYVFIVIFLVLAGVATFYMGGFYERGQADLEPFFQFHPWLYMFLIPAISMRLWSEERKAGTLELLLTLPVPLGAAVVGKFLAAWIFTAVALAGTLPLWLTVNYLGDPDNTVIFAGYLGSLLMAGGFLAIGACISALTKNQVIAFVVSFVICFAFNLSGFPMVIDMFSAWAPQAIVDVISSFSFLTHFNSIVKGVIDVRDVVFFATLIAFWLYANVLAIEINKSN